One Bradyrhizobium sp. CCGB12 genomic window carries:
- a CDS encoding PilZ domain-containing protein: MSVAEFLRQRAVEVTVDGSYSLPRWYDCEGKLRSFACRTKRVSPFRMIVDVPVVGKVGERLTSYFQDFGEFQCTISATLKSGFLMELDMTRARRAWMSEKLTWLEKKQKDASVQELRRDARFVPQVSHTFLTLADGSTHPCFIIDVSTAGVAVSCEYDPPVGTPLAVGACVGRVIRKFDHGFAVQFAEKQSRDDLVRLIVRTPLLQSA, encoded by the coding sequence ATGTCTGTTGCAGAGTTTCTCAGGCAGCGTGCAGTGGAAGTCACCGTGGACGGCAGCTACTCGCTGCCGCGCTGGTACGATTGCGAGGGCAAGCTCCGCAGCTTCGCTTGCCGCACCAAACGCGTCTCGCCTTTCCGCATGATCGTGGACGTGCCTGTGGTCGGCAAGGTCGGCGAGCGCCTCACCTCCTACTTCCAGGATTTTGGCGAATTCCAGTGCACGATCAGCGCGACGCTGAAGTCGGGTTTCCTGATGGAGCTCGACATGACGCGAGCACGGCGCGCCTGGATGTCGGAAAAGCTGACCTGGCTCGAGAAGAAGCAGAAGGACGCCAGCGTCCAGGAGCTGCGGCGTGACGCGCGTTTCGTTCCGCAGGTCTCGCATACGTTCCTGACGCTCGCCGACGGTAGCACCCATCCGTGCTTCATCATCGACGTCTCCACGGCCGGGGTCGCGGTCTCCTGCGAGTACGATCCGCCGGTCGGAACCCCGCTTGCGGTCGGCGCCTGCGTCGGACGCGTGATCCGCAAGTTCGACCACGGCTTTGCGGTCCAATTTGCCGAAAAGCAGTCCCGGGACGACCTCGTCCGGCTGATCGTCCGCACGCCCTTGCTGCAGTCGGCCTGA
- a CDS encoding PrsW family glutamic-type intramembrane protease, with protein sequence MYLIEALPTVIGTAAIAPALLMLWLVIAAEERPGPPAQVWTAFLLGAASISLLGLARAPFAKMVAAPDDPWAALAMHSIFGVALPEEAVKVIAIVLVSSTKRRTFANPMDTVVYGAAVGLGFAAYENLAYLVQHAEMWRSLAALRSVLTVPFHGALGIIAGAYLTIARAGTALGANRHHRDWARLSSRLLIFAGPLALHSAFDFPLLTLQRMPDLDPTLRMWLGAASLLVGFSSIAFAIRLVRRVARHHAPRTDVARERLSQLRRMWALLLAGGGVGFLGLAFVLTSIHHWLINPERNLTLALIPIGFVSILLGLALLVVTTAIYILGRNRIRTSAEGFSSAPGGG encoded by the coding sequence ATGTACCTGATTGAAGCGTTACCCACCGTCATCGGAACTGCCGCCATCGCCCCGGCGCTGCTGATGCTGTGGCTCGTCATCGCCGCCGAGGAGCGCCCGGGGCCCCCCGCCCAGGTCTGGACCGCCTTCCTGCTCGGCGCGGCCAGCATTTCCCTGCTGGGCCTCGCCCGCGCGCCCTTCGCCAAGATGGTCGCTGCGCCCGACGACCCTTGGGCGGCGCTCGCCATGCATTCGATCTTCGGTGTCGCGCTGCCGGAGGAAGCCGTCAAAGTGATTGCCATCGTGCTGGTGTCCTCGACCAAGCGGCGGACTTTTGCCAATCCGATGGACACCGTGGTCTATGGCGCCGCCGTCGGCCTCGGCTTCGCCGCTTACGAGAACCTTGCCTACCTCGTGCAACATGCCGAGATGTGGCGCTCGCTGGCCGCCCTGCGCAGCGTGCTGACGGTGCCATTCCACGGCGCGCTCGGCATCATCGCAGGCGCCTACCTCACCATCGCCCGTGCCGGCACGGCGCTGGGTGCCAACCGCCACCATCGCGACTGGGCCCGCCTGTCCAGCCGCCTGCTGATCTTTGCCGGTCCGCTCGCGCTGCATTCGGCCTTCGACTTCCCGCTGCTCACCCTCCAACGCATGCCGGATCTGGACCCGACGCTCCGGATGTGGCTGGGCGCAGCGAGCCTGTTGGTCGGCTTCAGTTCGATCGCCTTCGCCATCCGCCTGGTCCGGCGTGTTGCGCGCCATCACGCGCCCCGGACGGACGTCGCCCGCGAGCGGCTCAGCCAACTGCGCCGGATGTGGGCGCTGCTGCTCGCCGGCGGCGGCGTCGGCTTTCTCGGCCTCGCCTTCGTGTTGACCTCGATCCATCACTGGCTGATCAATCCCGAGCGCAATCTGACGCTGGCCCTGATCCCGATCGGCTTCGTCTCGATCCTGCTCGGTCTTGCGCTTCTGGTTGTCACGACCGCGATCTACATTCTCGGCCGCAACCGCATCCGCACCAGCGCCGAAGGCTTTTCCTCGGCGCCCGGCGGCGGGTAG
- a CDS encoding HdeD family acid-resistance protein, translating into MPSPEEFSRMQSAMSRAMKAHWRAFLFEGILLAVLGIAALILPPLASLATAIFLGWMLLISGIGGLIVTYWARSTPGFWWSLISAALAVLAGMLLLARPMQAVLTLTIVLGAYFLAEGVATIMYALEHRRELSSRWSWLLISGLVDIAIAFMVITGLPSSAEWAIGVLVGINLLFGGATLIGMALAARKSNT; encoded by the coding sequence ATGCCATCGCCCGAGGAGTTTTCACGGATGCAATCCGCGATGAGCCGGGCGATGAAGGCGCATTGGAGGGCGTTCCTGTTCGAGGGAATCCTGCTCGCGGTTCTCGGCATTGCCGCGCTGATCCTGCCGCCGCTCGCGAGCCTTGCGACCGCGATCTTCCTCGGCTGGATGCTCCTGATCAGCGGCATCGGCGGACTGATCGTGACCTATTGGGCGCGCAGCACGCCTGGCTTCTGGTGGTCGCTGATCTCAGCTGCGCTCGCGGTGCTCGCCGGCATGCTGCTGCTGGCCCGCCCGATGCAGGCCGTGCTGACGCTGACCATCGTGCTCGGCGCTTATTTCCTCGCCGAAGGCGTCGCCACCATCATGTACGCGTTGGAACATCGCCGCGAGCTGAGCAGCCGCTGGTCGTGGCTGCTGATCTCGGGCCTCGTCGACATCGCGATCGCGTTCATGGTGATCACGGGACTGCCGAGCTCGGCAGAATGGGCGATCGGCGTCCTCGTCGGCATCAACCTGCTGTTCGGGGGTGCCACCCTGATCGGCATGGCGCTGGCGGCACGCAAAAGCAACACCTGA
- a CDS encoding 3-deoxy-7-phosphoheptulonate synthase has translation MLSTTDDLRIRELKELSTPEEVMREVPRTLTATRVVMAARNAIHAILSGQDDRLLVVVGPCSVHDPRAALDYAERLAKLREDLADQLEIVMRVYFEKPRTTVGWKGLINDPNLDGSFDINKGLRLARNVLSAVNNLGLPAGAEFLDMTTPQYIADLVSWAAIGARTTESQIHRELASGLSCPVGFKNGTDGNVRIAADAVKSAAHPHHFMAVTKLGRSAIASTAGNEDCHIILRGGSKPNYDAASVASACNELTKSGVAPLVMVDASHANSSKKPENQPLVMTDIAGQIAGGETRIMGVMIESNLVAGRQDVVPGKPLTYGQSITDGCIDWPSTAAVLEQLADAVEIRRNTQRAGLHERSA, from the coding sequence GTGCTGAGCACGACCGACGATCTTCGTATCCGCGAACTGAAAGAGCTGAGCACGCCGGAAGAGGTGATGCGGGAGGTCCCGCGCACGCTCACCGCGACGCGTGTGGTGATGGCCGCGCGCAATGCCATCCATGCGATCCTGAGCGGTCAGGACGACCGCCTGCTGGTCGTGGTCGGCCCCTGCTCGGTGCATGATCCCAGGGCTGCACTCGACTACGCCGAGCGCCTCGCAAAGCTGCGCGAGGACCTCGCCGACCAGCTCGAGATCGTGATGCGGGTTTATTTCGAGAAGCCGCGCACCACGGTCGGCTGGAAGGGTCTGATCAACGATCCCAATCTCGACGGCAGCTTCGACATCAACAAGGGCCTGCGGTTGGCGCGCAACGTTCTGTCGGCCGTCAACAATCTCGGCCTGCCCGCAGGCGCCGAATTCCTCGACATGACGACGCCGCAATACATCGCCGACCTCGTGTCATGGGCTGCGATCGGCGCGCGTACGACCGAGAGTCAGATCCATCGCGAGCTCGCGTCGGGGCTGTCCTGTCCGGTCGGCTTCAAGAACGGCACGGACGGCAACGTGCGGATCGCGGCGGACGCGGTGAAGTCGGCCGCGCATCCGCATCATTTCATGGCGGTGACCAAGCTCGGCCGTTCGGCGATCGCTTCGACTGCGGGCAACGAGGACTGCCACATCATCCTGCGTGGCGGCAGCAAGCCGAACTACGACGCGGCAAGCGTCGCATCTGCCTGCAACGAGCTGACCAAATCGGGCGTCGCGCCGCTGGTGATGGTCGATGCGAGCCACGCCAATTCGAGCAAGAAGCCGGAGAACCAGCCGCTGGTGATGACCGACATTGCAGGCCAGATCGCCGGAGGCGAGACCCGCATCATGGGCGTGATGATCGAGAGCAATCTCGTCGCCGGCCGTCAGGACGTGGTACCGGGAAAGCCGCTCACCTACGGCCAGAGCATCACCGACGGCTGCATTGACTGGCCGAGCACGGCGGCCGTGCTCGAGCAGCTCGCCGACGCGGTCGAGATCCGCCGCAATACCCAGCGTGCAGGGCTGCACGAACGCTCGGCTTAG
- a CDS encoding lysine-2,3-aminomutase-like protein, with protein sequence MRTTNLARTLREPGDLVAEGLAPAATLPALERVAARYAVAITPDLVELIDTADPDDPIARQFVPTAAELDVQPGENADPIGDHPHSPVSGIVHRYPDRVLFKLVHVCAVYCRFCFRREMVGPGKENALSDSAYRAAIDYIRAHGEIWEVILTGGDPLMLSPRRMSEIMADLAAIDHVKIIRLHTRVPVADPARISDEMVAALKVEGATTWVALHANHARELTGTARAACARLVDAGIPMVSQSVLLRGVNDNITALSDLMRAFVECRIKPYYLHHGDLAPGTVHLRTTLAEGQDLMRQLRGRVSGLCQPDYVIDIPGGAGKSPVGPNYVLVAQNIAGDAREAGAETRYRIVDYCGDVHLYPPDT encoded by the coding sequence ATGAGGACGACAAATCTTGCACGCACTTTGCGCGAGCCGGGCGATCTCGTCGCCGAAGGCCTCGCGCCCGCAGCGACGTTGCCGGCGCTGGAGCGCGTTGCCGCGCGCTACGCGGTGGCGATCACGCCTGATCTGGTCGAGCTGATCGACACGGCCGATCCGGACGATCCCATCGCACGGCAGTTCGTTCCGACCGCGGCCGAGCTGGACGTGCAGCCGGGCGAGAACGCCGATCCGATCGGCGATCACCCGCACTCGCCGGTATCAGGCATCGTTCATCGCTATCCCGATCGCGTGCTGTTCAAGCTCGTTCACGTCTGCGCGGTCTATTGCCGCTTCTGCTTCCGCCGCGAGATGGTCGGGCCCGGCAAGGAAAACGCACTCTCGGACAGCGCCTATCGCGCGGCGATCGACTACATCCGCGCGCACGGCGAGATCTGGGAAGTGATCCTGACCGGCGGCGATCCGCTGATGCTCTCGCCGCGACGGATGAGCGAGATCATGGCCGATCTGGCCGCGATCGATCACGTCAAGATCATCCGTCTTCACACCCGCGTCCCCGTGGCCGATCCCGCGCGTATCAGCGACGAGATGGTCGCCGCGCTCAAGGTCGAGGGCGCGACCACCTGGGTCGCGCTGCACGCCAACCATGCGCGGGAACTGACGGGAACAGCGCGCGCCGCCTGCGCGCGGCTTGTCGACGCCGGCATTCCCATGGTGAGCCAGTCCGTGCTCTTGCGCGGCGTCAACGACAACATCACGGCTCTGTCGGATTTGATGCGAGCTTTCGTCGAATGCCGGATCAAGCCCTATTACCTGCATCACGGTGATCTCGCGCCCGGCACCGTGCATTTGCGAACGACGCTGGCCGAGGGACAGGATTTGATGCGGCAGCTGCGCGGGCGGGTGTCAGGGCTGTGTCAGCCTGACTATGTCATCGATATTCCCGGCGGCGCCGGCAAGTCACCAGTCGGGCCGAATTATGTGTTGGTGGCGCAAAATATCGCAGGCGATGCGCGTGAAGCGGGAGCCGAAACGCGCTATCGTATCGTGGACTATTGCGGCGACGTTCATCTCTATCCGCCCGATACCTGA
- the epmA gene encoding EF-P lysine aminoacylase EpmA encodes MAGDKPVSPFWSPERHLDRRPFLQARGAITGALRGFFAEQGFVEVETSVLQVSPGNETHLHAPRTEIMRPDGSRASRYLRTSPEFACKKLLAAGEERIFEFARVFRDRERGDLHLPEFTMLEWYRAGAPYDAIMADTVVVIARAAQATGIGTFAFRGRAADPFAEPELVTVAGAFERFAGIDLLSTISGGEGNRAALAQAAGGKVRVAEDDTWSDIFSKVLVEHVEPHLGQGRLTILFEYPSPEAALARVKAADPRVAERFEVYACGVELANGFGELTDAEEQRLRFTDSMAEKQRRYGEAYPLDEDFLAAVAAMPEASGVALGFDRLVMLASGALRIDQVVWTPPANETLSET; translated from the coding sequence ATGGCTGGGGACAAGCCGGTTTCGCCGTTCTGGTCGCCCGAACGGCACCTCGACCGGCGGCCCTTCCTCCAGGCAAGGGGGGCGATTACCGGGGCCTTGCGGGGATTTTTCGCCGAGCAGGGCTTCGTCGAGGTCGAAACCTCCGTCCTCCAGGTCTCTCCCGGCAATGAGACCCATCTGCACGCCCCCAGGACCGAGATCATGCGGCCGGACGGCAGCCGTGCCAGCCGCTACCTGCGGACCTCGCCGGAATTTGCCTGCAAGAAGCTGCTGGCGGCGGGCGAGGAGCGGATTTTCGAGTTCGCCCGGGTGTTCCGCGACCGCGAGCGCGGCGACCTGCATCTACCCGAATTCACCATGCTGGAATGGTACCGCGCCGGCGCTCCTTATGACGCCATCATGGCGGACACGGTCGTCGTCATTGCCCGCGCGGCGCAGGCGACGGGCATCGGAACTTTCGCCTTCCGCGGCCGGGCCGCCGATCCCTTCGCCGAGCCGGAACTCGTGACGGTCGCGGGCGCCTTCGAGCGGTTCGCCGGCATAGACCTGCTGTCGACAATCTCGGGCGGTGAGGGTAACCGTGCCGCGCTTGCCCAGGCGGCGGGCGGGAAGGTCCGTGTGGCCGAGGACGACACCTGGTCCGACATCTTCAGCAAGGTTCTGGTCGAGCATGTCGAGCCGCATCTGGGGCAGGGCCGTTTGACCATCCTGTTCGAATACCCATCTCCAGAGGCGGCGCTGGCGCGTGTGAAGGCCGCCGATCCCAGGGTCGCCGAGCGGTTCGAGGTCTATGCCTGCGGCGTCGAGCTCGCCAACGGTTTTGGCGAACTCACCGATGCCGAGGAGCAGCGCCTGCGCTTCACGGACTCCATGGCGGAGAAGCAGCGCCGCTACGGCGAGGCCTACCCGCTGGACGAGGACTTTCTGGCCGCGGTTGCCGCAATGCCGGAGGCCAGCGGCGTCGCGCTCGGCTTCGACCGGTTGGTCATGCTGGCGAGCGGCGCATTGCGAATTGATCAGGTGGTCTGGACGCCGCCTGCAAATGAAACGTTAAGTGAGACATGA
- the efp gene encoding elongation factor P — MRVIASSIRKGNVIEQDGKLYVVVSAENIHPGKGTPVSQIEMRRISDGVKISERYKTTDQVEKATIEERNYTFLYEDGDGFHFMNPETYDQVQVPKDVVGDAAAYLQPEMIVKLSTHDVNVVSLALPQRVTLEVVETEPVTKGQTASSSYKPAVLSNGIRTTVPPHISVGTRIVVMTEDGSYSERAKD, encoded by the coding sequence TTGAGAGTCATCGCCAGTTCTATTCGCAAGGGCAACGTGATCGAGCAAGACGGCAAGCTTTATGTCGTCGTGAGCGCCGAGAACATCCATCCCGGCAAGGGCACCCCGGTCAGCCAGATCGAAATGCGCCGAATCTCGGACGGGGTAAAGATCTCCGAGCGGTACAAGACCACCGACCAGGTCGAAAAGGCCACGATCGAAGAGCGCAACTACACCTTCCTGTATGAAGATGGCGATGGCTTCCACTTCATGAACCCCGAGACCTACGATCAGGTCCAGGTGCCCAAGGACGTCGTCGGCGACGCGGCCGCGTATCTTCAACCGGAGATGATCGTCAAGCTGTCGACCCACGACGTCAACGTGGTCTCGCTCGCGCTGCCGCAGCGCGTCACGCTGGAAGTGGTCGAGACCGAGCCTGTGACCAAGGGCCAGACGGCTTCCTCGTCCTACAAGCCCGCCGTGCTCTCCAACGGCATCCGCACCACCGTGCCTCCGCACATCTCGGTCGGCACCCGCATCGTGGTGATGACCGAAGACGGCTCCTACTCCGAGCGCGCCAAGGACTAA
- a CDS encoding M23 family peptidase, with protein MVGKGVRFVWLVLASLSLLTAAPLAADEFRSPSLTALRVDWRAALDQLRTEINARPGVADDFIFAPRRSMPRYDPRAMPALVQLNAVSSPFFTGIARSPVPVLLPFDAAAYLEAQRNGAPATLALARYQADFSPVDMFDAGPAGYSATFSFEPGAGDGMPSRVFARPVEVQITGSVLVYDIADPSGGKGEPVKPLAALYPDLRRFIREGYVRYAFTRFGVAYVVSIQCLDSVAKPRRLACKEAYPVAERFLKALRVAGGQRMRPLMDVASNVLDRPAARSADFTYRPSGDIIPNTGYRKQGGHPDVMAYAQIRFPLEKAPAFVRSQSYGKRDKSDGPAGYPWRDNFCESRSFEVWQCAGGYGHQGEDIRAADCPPPGEGREPCDPKQRGVVAVRDAIVIRAAKDQAATLQINSRTEHIRFRYMHMNPQALNAYGLVNGRIVTEGEKIGVVSNYLDHPAGTSMHLHFDVQVFTRDGWIWVSPYATLVSAYERLIRARGREVGPEIAGTPQPVAHALPEDVIKPDLREGSGGEDN; from the coding sequence GTGGTTGGGAAGGGGGTCCGCTTCGTCTGGCTTGTTCTGGCCTCGCTTTCGCTCCTCACTGCCGCTCCGCTCGCTGCGGATGAATTCCGCAGCCCTTCGCTTACGGCCCTGCGCGTCGACTGGCGCGCAGCGCTCGACCAACTCCGCACCGAGATCAATGCTCGTCCTGGGGTCGCGGACGATTTCATCTTCGCACCCCGCCGTTCGATGCCGCGCTACGATCCGCGCGCGATGCCGGCGCTGGTTCAGCTCAACGCGGTCTCCTCGCCATTCTTCACCGGCATCGCCCGCAGCCCCGTGCCCGTGCTGCTGCCGTTCGACGCCGCCGCCTACCTCGAGGCGCAACGCAATGGCGCGCCGGCCACACTCGCGCTGGCGCGCTACCAGGCTGATTTCAGTCCCGTCGACATGTTCGATGCCGGCCCTGCCGGCTACAGCGCGACCTTCTCGTTCGAGCCGGGCGCCGGCGACGGCATGCCGAGCCGGGTATTTGCAAGGCCGGTCGAGGTGCAGATCACGGGCTCCGTGCTCGTCTACGACATCGCCGATCCCTCGGGGGGCAAGGGCGAGCCGGTCAAACCCCTCGCGGCGCTCTACCCGGACCTGCGCAGGTTCATCCGCGAAGGCTATGTGCGCTATGCCTTCACGCGGTTCGGCGTCGCCTATGTGGTGTCGATCCAGTGTCTCGACAGCGTCGCCAAGCCACGGCGTCTCGCCTGCAAGGAAGCCTATCCGGTCGCAGAACGCTTCCTGAAGGCGCTGCGGGTCGCCGGCGGGCAACGGATGCGGCCGCTGATGGACGTTGCCTCCAACGTCCTCGATCGTCCTGCCGCACGCTCGGCAGATTTCACTTATCGACCGAGCGGCGATATCATCCCGAATACCGGCTACCGCAAGCAAGGTGGCCATCCCGACGTGATGGCCTACGCACAGATCCGCTTCCCGCTCGAAAAGGCGCCGGCCTTCGTGCGCTCGCAATCCTACGGCAAGCGTGACAAGAGCGACGGCCCGGCCGGCTATCCTTGGCGCGACAATTTCTGCGAGTCCCGCAGCTTCGAGGTCTGGCAATGCGCCGGCGGATACGGTCACCAGGGCGAGGACATCCGCGCCGCCGATTGCCCGCCGCCCGGCGAAGGCCGCGAGCCCTGCGATCCCAAGCAGCGCGGCGTCGTCGCCGTGCGCGATGCGATCGTGATCCGCGCTGCCAAGGACCAGGCCGCGACGCTTCAAATCAACAGCCGGACCGAGCACATCCGCTTCCGCTACATGCATATGAACCCGCAGGCGCTGAACGCCTATGGCCTCGTCAACGGCCGCATCGTCACCGAAGGCGAAAAGATCGGCGTGGTCTCGAACTATCTCGACCATCCCGCCGGCACATCGATGCACCTTCATTTCGACGTGCAGGTCTTCACCCGCGACGGCTGGATCTGGGTCAGCCCCTACGCCACGCTGGTCTCGGCCTATGAGCGCCTGATCCGCGCCCGCGGCCGCGAGGTCGGCCCGGAGATCGCAGGTACTCCGCAGCCCGTGGCACACGCGCTGCCGGAAGACGTGATCAAGCCGGACCTGCGCGAGGGATCGGGCGGCGAGGATAATTGA
- a CDS encoding DUF808 domain-containing protein, which translates to MSVGLIGLLDDIAAIAKVAAASLDDVASQAAKAGAKAAGVVIDDAAVTPNYVIGFASKRELPIVGKIAVGSLRNKLLILLPVALLLGYFLPAAVTPLLMLGGAFLCYEGAEKVLEAVMPHHAQHHEAQLQPIALNARSVEDEKVASAIKTDFILSAEIMAITLAALPGGSIWTQALVLALVAICITAGVYGVVALIVKADDVGVALARYDGASAVGGAIRLLGRALVRGMPTFLTVLSTIGTAAMIWVGGGIILHGIEKYGPPAVGRTVHAATEAAAHALPSVAGIIEWSVEAAISGVLGLLVGAVAIPAVEYGFSPVWKRLRRSRPA; encoded by the coding sequence ATGAGTGTCGGACTGATCGGCCTTCTCGACGATATCGCAGCGATCGCAAAGGTGGCCGCGGCCTCGCTCGACGATGTGGCGAGCCAGGCAGCCAAAGCCGGCGCAAAGGCGGCCGGCGTGGTCATCGATGACGCGGCCGTTACGCCGAACTACGTCATCGGTTTTGCCTCGAAACGCGAACTGCCGATCGTCGGCAAGATTGCGGTGGGGTCGCTGCGCAATAAGTTACTGATCCTGCTTCCCGTTGCCCTGCTGCTTGGCTATTTCCTTCCCGCCGCGGTCACGCCGCTGCTCATGCTGGGCGGAGCCTTTCTCTGCTACGAGGGGGCCGAGAAGGTGCTCGAAGCCGTGATGCCGCATCATGCGCAACACCACGAAGCTCAGCTCCAGCCGATTGCGTTGAATGCCCGTTCGGTCGAGGACGAGAAGGTCGCCAGCGCCATCAAGACAGATTTCATCCTGTCGGCGGAGATCATGGCGATCACGCTTGCGGCCCTCCCGGGGGGCAGCATCTGGACGCAGGCGCTGGTGCTGGCTCTGGTCGCCATCTGCATCACCGCCGGGGTCTACGGCGTGGTCGCCCTGATCGTGAAGGCGGACGATGTCGGCGTGGCCCTTGCGCGCTATGACGGGGCTTCAGCCGTTGGCGGCGCGATCCGCTTGCTTGGACGCGCGCTCGTCCGCGGCATGCCCACCTTCCTGACGGTGCTGAGCACCATCGGCACTGCCGCCATGATCTGGGTCGGCGGCGGGATCATCCTGCACGGCATCGAAAAATACGGCCCGCCCGCTGTCGGCCGCACGGTCCATGCCGCAACCGAGGCTGCCGCACACGCCCTTCCATCCGTTGCCGGCATCATCGAGTGGTCGGTCGAGGCAGCCATCTCAGGCGTGCTTGGACTGCTTGTCGGCGCAGTTGCGATTCCGGCCGTCGAATACGGTTTCTCGCCGGTATGGAAACGGTTGCGGCGATCCCGGCCGGCCTGA
- a CDS encoding IS1182 family transposase, with product MTNRTFKTGVRRDQPSLLPARVEDYVAGDNPVRVIEAFVAALDLGKLGFRHAGSSGGAGQPPYDPADLLKLYLYGYLNRIRSSRNLEREARRNLELIWLMKRLVPGYRTIAKFRQENWKTLKAVNREFVLMLRELGLIGGEVVAIDGAFFDGNASKASIKTQRKLAKRLAEIEQDIEAYGATLEANDSAEVERPPAGRDGGGDGSRGGDLAQEVAALMAKRASLQADLARLEESGQTQLSRTDPDARLLSKNGQVVAGYNVQIGVDDKHALIAASEVVNDGNDSGQLYDMAKAAKDELGVETLTVLADTGYYNGHTLKDCEENGIAAYVPLAKRTTRLEAQDRISHEAFAYDAEADVYRCPAGKQLRPTDGRKTNGNRIEIRYVSRKSDCDACPLRARCVTVKIPTRTVQRWEHEAVLDRHRARMQGAEAQMRRRAELAEHPFGTIKCRAGYRHFLVRGFDKVCGEWSLMALCYNFSRVLSILGLDAFMAYLASRLPHLALLLLNAITDITDIITRIRPAPAPIRAQIRPIFRYAA from the coding sequence ATGACGAATCGTACCTTCAAAACCGGCGTCAGGCGGGATCAGCCGAGCCTTCTGCCGGCGCGGGTGGAAGATTATGTGGCCGGCGACAATCCGGTTCGGGTGATCGAGGCTTTTGTTGCAGCGCTTGACCTCGGGAAGCTTGGCTTCCGCCATGCCGGATCGAGCGGCGGGGCTGGACAGCCACCTTATGACCCGGCCGACCTGCTGAAGCTTTATCTTTATGGCTACCTGAACCGGATCCGGTCGTCGCGCAACCTGGAGCGCGAAGCCCGGCGCAATCTGGAACTGATCTGGCTGATGAAGCGCCTGGTGCCGGGCTATCGCACCATCGCCAAGTTCCGCCAGGAGAACTGGAAGACGCTCAAGGCGGTGAACCGGGAGTTTGTGCTGATGCTGCGCGAACTCGGTCTGATTGGCGGAGAGGTTGTGGCGATCGACGGTGCGTTTTTTGATGGCAACGCCAGCAAGGCGAGCATCAAAACGCAGCGCAAGCTCGCCAAGCGGCTGGCGGAGATCGAGCAGGATATTGAAGCCTATGGTGCCACGCTCGAGGCCAACGACAGCGCCGAGGTGGAACGTCCACCCGCGGGGCGGGATGGCGGAGGCGATGGCAGTCGCGGCGGAGACCTCGCACAAGAGGTGGCGGCGTTGATGGCCAAGCGCGCCAGCTTGCAGGCCGATCTGGCACGACTGGAGGAGAGCGGGCAGACGCAGCTGTCGCGAACCGATCCGGATGCCCGCCTGTTGTCGAAGAACGGCCAGGTGGTGGCAGGCTATAACGTTCAGATCGGCGTCGACGACAAGCACGCTCTGATCGCGGCGAGCGAGGTCGTCAACGACGGCAACGATAGCGGCCAGCTTTACGACATGGCCAAGGCCGCAAAGGACGAGCTTGGCGTCGAGACGCTGACGGTTCTCGCCGATACCGGCTACTACAACGGCCATACGCTCAAGGACTGCGAGGAGAACGGCATTGCCGCCTACGTTCCGCTGGCCAAGCGAACCACGCGGCTCGAAGCGCAGGATCGCATCAGCCATGAGGCGTTCGCCTACGACGCCGAAGCGGATGTCTATCGCTGTCCCGCCGGCAAGCAGCTGCGTCCCACGGACGGTCGCAAGACCAACGGCAACCGGATCGAGATCAGGTATGTCAGCCGCAAGTCAGATTGCGACGCCTGCCCGCTGCGCGCGCGCTGTGTCACCGTCAAGATCCCGACGCGCACCGTCCAGCGCTGGGAGCATGAAGCGGTGCTGGATCGGCATCGCGCGCGGATGCAGGGCGCCGAGGCCCAGATGCGCCGCCGCGCCGAACTCGCCGAACACCCCTTCGGCACCATCAAATGCCGGGCCGGCTACCGCCACTTCCTCGTCCGCGGCTTCGACAAAGTCTGTGGCGAATGGAGCCTGATGGCGCTTTGCTACAATTTCTCCCGAGTCCTCAGCATTCTCGGCCTCGACGCCTTCATGGCCTATCTGGCAAGCCGGCTTCCGCATTTGGCACTCTTGCTGCTCAACGCCATCACCGACATCACCGACATCATCACCCGGATACGGCCCGCTCCAGCGCCAATCCGAGCCCAAATCCGTCCAATTTTCCGATATGCCGCGTAA